From one Dermacentor andersoni chromosome 1, qqDerAnde1_hic_scaffold, whole genome shotgun sequence genomic stretch:
- the LOC140215453 gene encoding tigger transposable element-derived protein 4-like codes for MAIQDFKFTDGWIHGFKNRHGVSFKKVCGESSAVGQSTVTDYRTSKLKALPQAYAPADIFNCDKTGLFFNMLPDRSLCFTNEACAGGKHSKETVTVMVGANAVGTEKLPLLVIGKAKNPHCFKGAKYLPVWYSGNTKAWITQSLFEDYNHHVDRMFECQKRQVVIVVDNCMAHGAVNNLQAICLEFLPPNTTSVLQPMDQGVIKNLKVHYRARLLGRTLMCFDNGKTHSVNLFTALGMLADAWKAVQPSMIANCYRHAGFCNSEEPMTEEANGTDDDINTSEQLIDNLRSSGMDLPAAVTFHWFAAIDNNIELCPELTDDEIVRQVTALPQSDSDSDTSGCPQPSTQDVIALILLSSEYDENVTLKQMQAEVVTKIRSLKQGTISDFFSPV; via the coding sequence ATGGCCATTCAGGACTTCAAGTTCACCGATGGCTGGATCCACGGGTTTAAGAATAGGCACGGAGTCTCTTTCAAGAAAGTTTGCGGGGAGAGCAGTGCCGTGGGTCAATCTACTGTAACGGATTACCGGACGAGTAAGTTGAAGGCTCTGCCACAAGCGTATGCTCCTGCAGACATTTTTAATTGTGACAAGACAGGCCTATTCTTCAATATGCTGCCAGACCGCTCACTTTGCTTTACTAATGAGGCCTGTGCTGGTGGGAAGCATAGTAAGGAGACAGTAACTGTCATGGTCGGGGCAAATGCGGTTGGCACCGAGAAGCTGCCCCTTCTAGTGATAGGGAAGGCTAAAAACCCGCATTGCTTTAAGGGTGCGAAATACCTGCCTGTGTGGTACAGCGGCAATACAAAGGCCTGGATTACACAAAGCTTGTTCGAAGATTACAACCACCATGTGGACCGGATGTTTGAGTGCCAGAAGAGGCAAGTGGTAATAGTCGTAGACAACTGCATGGCACATGGCGCTGTAAACAACCTGCAAGCTATTTGTCTTGAATTCTTGCCGCCGAATACAACAAGTGTGCTCCAGCCGATGGACCAAGGGGTCATTAAAAACCTCAAGGTGCACTACCGGGCCCGTTTGCTTGGTCGCACACTCATGTGCTTTGACAACGGGAAGACCCACTCCGTTAACTTGTTCACGGCGCTCGGCATGCTAGCGGATGCCTGGAAGGCTGTTCAGCCTTCGATGATTGCAAATTGTTATAGGCATGCTGGATTTTGCAACTCTGAAGAGCCCATGACCGAAGAGGCAAACGGCACCGATGATGACATCAACACCAGCGAGCAGCTGATTGACAACTTGCGCAGCAGTGGGATGGACCTTCCTGCTGCTGTTACTTTTCACTGGTTTGCTGCGATCGACAACAACATAGAGTTGTGCCCGGAGCTTACAGACGACGAGATTGTGCGCCAGGTGACCGCACTGCCGCAAAGCGACTCCGACTCCGACACCTCTGGCTGCCCGCAACCATCAACGCAAGACGTCATCGCTCTAATATTATTGTCTAGTGAGTATGACGAGAATGTGACGCTTAAACAAATGCAAGCAGAAGTCGTTACAAAAATCAGGAGTTTAAAACAAGGGACCATCAGCGACTTTTTCAGTCCAGTTTAG